A DNA window from Trichosurus vulpecula isolate mTriVul1 chromosome 2, mTriVul1.pri, whole genome shotgun sequence contains the following coding sequences:
- the LOC118839940 gene encoding zinc finger protein OZF-like isoform X2 codes for MVEQEDPRTSCPDGETRLDMRKATANLNISSEASRQQRFMKNGVWGSDITMEKKQKSHCAFDQDGKSFRQCSALIQCKKMTSGNCCSQDHKYRESFTEPVEVVESHEKLPKVQTYGCEKTFSLNSELIRSQKSHTGEMLGICNEGEKALSHNSKLTDHQKIQNGKQHYGCIECGKAFNRHSSLVSHQRIHTRENSHECHTRDKTFSENSFLILQQRRHIGAKPYECNQCGKAFRLSRHLTKHKRVHTGEKPYECKQCGKRFRQRASLADHQKIHTGEKPYLCDKCGKAFRHRCSLPAHQRIHTGEKPYECNQCGKAFRLSCHLAKHKRVHTGEKPYECNQCGKNFGQSSSLATHQRIHTGEKPYACNQCGKAFRLSCHLTKHKRVHTGEKPYECNQCGKTFTKTWNLAVHQRVHTGGKPYECNQCGEAFRLSSYLAKHQRIHTGEKSYECDQCGKTFTKTWNLTVHQRVHTGGKPYECNQCGEAFRLSSCLAKHQKIHIGEKSYECNQCEKISDRL; via the coding sequence ATGGAGAGACAAGGCTTGACATGAGGAAGGCTACGGCCAACCTGAACATTTCTTCAGAAGCATCACGACAGCAAAGATTCATGAAAAATGGTGTCTGGGGCTCTGATATCACaatggagaaaaaacaaaagagtcaCTGTGCATTTGATCAAGATGGAAAGAGTTTCAGACAATGTTCAGCCCTAATTCAGTGTAAGAAAATGACCTCAGGGAACTGctgttcacaggatcataaatataGGGAGAGCTTTACTGAACCAGTAGAGGTGGTTGAGTCTCATGAGAAGCTTCCTAAAGTGCAAACTTATGGATGTGAGAAGACCTTCAGCTTGAATTCAGAACTAATTAGATCTCAGAAAAGTCATACAGGAGAAATGCTTGGTATCTGTAATGAGGGTGAGAAGGCCTTGAGTCATAATTCAAAGCTCACTGACCACcagaaaattcaaaatggaaagCAACATTATGGTTGTATTGAATGTGGTAAAGCCTTTAACCGACACTCATCCCTTGTTtcccatcagagaattcatactagaGAGAATTCTCATGAGTGTCATACACGTGATAAAACTTTCAGTGAAAACTCATTCCTTATTTTACAACAGAGAAGACACATTGGTgcaaaaccttatgaatgtaatcagtgtggaaaagcttttagACTCAGCCGCCATCTTACTAAACATAAGAgagtccacactggagagaaaccttatgaatgtaagcaaTGTGGAAAGAGGTTCAGACAGAGGGCAAGTCTTGCTGatcatcagaaaatccacactggagagaagccttatctATGTGataaatgtggaaaggctttcagacacAGATGCAGTCTGCcagcacatcagagaatccacactggagagaaaccttatgaatgcaatcagtgtggaaaagcttttagactcagctgccatcttgctaAACATAAGAgagtccacactggagagaaaccttatgaatgtaatcagtgtggaaagaatTTTGGACAGAGCTCCAGTCTTGctacacatcagagaatccacactggagagaaaccttatgcatgtaatcagtgtggaaaagcttttagACTCAGCTGCCATCTTACTAAACATAAGAgagttcacactggagagaaaccttatgaatgtaatcagtgtggaaagacttttacaaaAACCTGGAATCTTGCTGTGCACCAGAGAGTTCACACTGGAgggaaaccttatgaatgtaatcagtgtggagaAGCCTTTAGACTCAGTTCCTATCttgctaaacatcagagaatccacactggagagaaatcttatgagtgtgatcagtgtggaaagacttttacgaAAACCTGGAATCTTACTGTGCACCAGAGAGTTCACACTGGAgggaaaccttatgaatgtaatcagtgtggagaAGCCTTTAGACTCAGCTCCTGTCTTGctaaacatcagaaaatccacattggagagaaatcttatgaatgtaatcagtgtgaaAAAATTTCGGACAGACTCtaa